In Deltaproteobacteria bacterium, the following are encoded in one genomic region:
- a CDS encoding MmgE/PrpD family protein produces the protein MSKSEPIGKPFAALAEFAAQQSFDQLPAAVVETTKRVILDALGCALAATTLGDGCRETMAVMSRLGGPPQSTILGLGTKVSSTNAAFANGALVHALNYDPIGAEIGHVGVVGLVAPLAMAEAIGDVTGKELIAASAVACEVTARITLAVVRAGRRPSEKFLSGQLLNYFGAAAGAGRVLGLSAAQMRSALGLALMQMAGSRQIVLSGDPPAKAIYGAFPNQAGVLAALLSKEGLGADCDVVGEPAGLYPMIYNGDYDASVLTEGLGTRFFFEDVEFKPWPTSNNLHPFIEAAGEISRRGIDCGKIRAVEILAHSQLRPWCEPLDIRRRPDNPAAAANSIPFCVAKALVHGDVTLADFTPRGLRDAATLELAARTAHRLDDAVKGAVVNVNLSDGQRLEARVETALGHRSRPVPTEQLREKFRDCCRHTIQPLSRDRVDELIALIESLEQLEDMGRLSMLASGTGLTAPGSIH, from the coding sequence ATGTCGAAGTCAGAACCTATCGGAAAACCATTCGCTGCGCTGGCTGAATTTGCGGCGCAACAATCCTTCGACCAACTGCCGGCAGCCGTGGTCGAGACCACCAAACGAGTCATTCTCGATGCTCTGGGTTGCGCACTTGCCGCCACGACACTTGGGGACGGTTGCCGCGAGACGATGGCGGTGATGAGCCGGCTCGGCGGCCCGCCGCAAAGCACCATCCTTGGTTTGGGAACGAAAGTGTCCTCGACCAACGCGGCGTTTGCCAACGGTGCGCTGGTTCACGCGTTGAACTACGACCCGATCGGTGCGGAGATTGGCCACGTCGGCGTGGTTGGCCTGGTCGCGCCATTGGCGATGGCGGAGGCCATTGGCGACGTAACCGGAAAAGAATTGATCGCCGCGTCTGCGGTGGCTTGCGAGGTGACCGCGCGCATAACCTTAGCGGTGGTTCGAGCCGGTCGCCGGCCGAGTGAGAAATTTCTTTCCGGCCAGCTGCTAAACTATTTCGGCGCTGCTGCAGGAGCGGGACGAGTTCTCGGACTGAGTGCAGCGCAGATGCGCAGTGCCTTGGGCCTGGCCTTGATGCAAATGGCCGGCTCGCGCCAGATCGTGCTCTCAGGCGATCCGCCGGCCAAGGCCATCTATGGCGCCTTTCCCAACCAAGCCGGTGTGCTCGCGGCGCTTTTGAGCAAAGAAGGGCTGGGGGCGGATTGTGATGTTGTCGGCGAGCCAGCCGGGCTTTATCCGATGATCTACAACGGCGACTATGACGCGAGCGTTTTGACTGAAGGGTTGGGCACACGGTTTTTTTTCGAGGACGTCGAGTTCAAGCCATGGCCGACCAGCAACAATCTTCACCCGTTCATCGAAGCGGCCGGCGAGATAAGTCGCCGAGGAATTGATTGTGGAAAAATTCGTGCGGTGGAGATCCTGGCGCACAGCCAATTGCGTCCCTGGTGCGAACCGCTCGACATCCGCCGCCGGCCAGACAATCCGGCGGCCGCTGCGAATAGCATTCCGTTTTGCGTCGCCAAGGCATTGGTGCATGGCGATGTAACGTTGGCGGATTTCACACCTCGGGGATTGCGGGATGCGGCTACACTGGAGCTGGCCGCGCGCACAGCCCATCGTCTCGACGACGCGGTGAAGGGCGCGGTCGTCAATGTGAATCTAAGCGATGGACAGCGGCTCGAAGCCCGCGTGGAAACGGCGCTGGGCCATCGCAGCCGGCCGGTCCCTACCGAGCAGCTGCGAGAAAAGTTTCGCGATTGCTGCCGCCATACAATACAACCTCTGTCTCGCGACCGAGTTGACGAACTTATCGCCCTGATCGAAAGCCTGGAGCAACTCGAGGACATGGGGAGACTGTCGATGCTCGCTAGCGGCACGGGTTTGACAGCTCCAGGATCGATCCACTAG
- a CDS encoding Rieske 2Fe-2S domain-containing protein: MLKAEDNERLTRVGPGTPMGALLRRYWQPALLSCEIPERDGPPVRLRLLGEDLIAFRDSQDRIGVIDAYCSHRRAPMFYGRNEDCGIRCVYHGWKFDVDGNCVDLPSLPADSPIKAKVRINSYPAIDKAGVIWVYMGPADQVPPLPDYEWMRALPTHRHVAKNYQECNYLQALEGGLDTAHTSFLHNNVLGMKRFTVRNADVAPTIDVYPTQYGYQYASVRKVNDEKRYVRVYHYIMPFQQMRGDVTDDAGERSKVPKIDGHFWVPIDDYQTMTWSWMYGYDKSVPITPEFAERDEKRAGRGRDDFVPGTFKLLSNLSNDHRIDRQLQKTSTYSGIAGVQTQDVAIQEGMGAIPDRSKEFLIPSDKAVIAMRRMMLDATYAVERGEPPPGLDPDSYRTVRPHDSVIPANAEWREALAEDLVAKW, from the coding sequence GTGTTAAAAGCCGAAGACAACGAGCGCCTCACCCGTGTTGGTCCTGGCACTCCCATGGGCGCCCTGTTGCGGAGATATTGGCAACCAGCACTGCTGTCTTGCGAGATTCCTGAGCGCGATGGGCCGCCGGTCCGGCTTCGCCTCCTCGGCGAAGATTTGATTGCCTTCCGCGATAGCCAAGATCGCATTGGCGTGATCGACGCCTATTGCTCGCACCGCCGCGCGCCAATGTTTTACGGCCGCAATGAAGACTGCGGCATCCGCTGCGTCTATCACGGCTGGAAATTTGACGTCGACGGCAATTGCGTCGATCTGCCCTCGCTGCCAGCCGATAGCCCTATCAAAGCCAAAGTTCGCATCAACTCCTATCCGGCCATCGACAAGGCCGGCGTGATCTGGGTGTACATGGGTCCGGCCGATCAGGTGCCGCCACTGCCGGATTACGAGTGGATGCGCGCGCTGCCGACGCACCGCCACGTTGCGAAGAACTACCAGGAGTGCAACTACCTGCAGGCCTTGGAAGGCGGTTTGGATACGGCCCACACTTCGTTTCTGCATAACAACGTCCTGGGCATGAAACGCTTCACCGTGCGCAACGCCGACGTGGCTCCTACCATCGACGTTTACCCGACCCAGTATGGCTACCAATACGCCTCGGTGCGCAAGGTCAACGACGAAAAGCGCTACGTTCGCGTCTATCACTACATCATGCCGTTTCAGCAAATGCGCGGCGACGTCACCGACGACGCCGGCGAGCGCAGCAAGGTGCCCAAGATCGACGGCCATTTCTGGGTGCCCATCGACGATTATCAAACCATGACCTGGAGCTGGATGTACGGCTACGACAAGAGCGTGCCGATCACGCCGGAATTTGCCGAGCGCGATGAAAAAAGAGCCGGCCGCGGCCGCGACGACTTCGTGCCTGGAACCTTCAAGCTACTGAGCAACCTGTCCAACGATCATCGTATCGACCGACAACTGCAAAAAACGTCGACGTATAGCGGTATCGCCGGGGTGCAAACCCAAGACGTGGCGATTCAAGAAGGCATGGGCGCGATCCCCGACCGCAGTAAAGAATTTCTGATCCCGTCGGACAAAGCAGTTATCGCCATGCGCCGCATGATGCTCGATGCGACCTACGCCGTCGAGCGCGGTGAGCCGCCGCCGGGGCTCGATCCAGATAGCTACCGAACGGTGCGCCCACACGACAGCGTGATCCCCGCAAACGCAGAATGGCGCGAAGCGCTGGCGGAAGATTTGGTGGCGAAATGGTAA
- a CDS encoding SDR family NAD(P)-dependent oxidoreductase, which yields MQWLENEVAVVTGAGSGIGKAVVKRFIEEGAQVVAFDLSAERLKTLKEECAEVAIVQGDVRSVDDNRKAVATAVAQFGKLSVFVGNAGIHDGRRKLDGLSDTELANGFDEVFGVNIRGYLLGAKAALPELKKTKGRMVFTLSTSSFYVGGGVLYVASKHAALGLMRQLANELAPDIRVNGVAPSGTATNLRTAPSLMGNNQAPASPVGAGRSAGVANNILNFNIAPEDHASAYVLLASSQSKTMTGTVLHTDAGRGVMTFSGR from the coding sequence ATGCAATGGCTTGAAAACGAAGTCGCCGTCGTCACCGGTGCCGGATCCGGCATTGGCAAAGCCGTGGTCAAGCGATTCATCGAAGAAGGCGCACAGGTTGTCGCCTTCGATCTCTCGGCGGAGCGCCTGAAGACCCTTAAAGAAGAGTGCGCCGAAGTAGCGATCGTCCAGGGCGACGTTAGAAGCGTCGACGACAATCGCAAAGCCGTAGCGACCGCAGTCGCGCAGTTTGGCAAGCTCTCGGTGTTCGTCGGCAACGCCGGCATTCATGACGGCCGCCGCAAACTCGACGGCCTCTCGGACACAGAGCTAGCGAACGGTTTTGACGAAGTTTTCGGAGTCAATATCCGGGGCTACCTGCTGGGCGCCAAGGCCGCCCTGCCGGAGCTGAAAAAAACCAAGGGCCGCATGGTCTTTACGTTGTCTACGTCATCGTTCTACGTCGGCGGCGGCGTGCTTTACGTCGCGTCGAAGCATGCGGCGCTTGGCCTGATGCGCCAGCTCGCCAACGAACTGGCGCCGGATATCAGAGTCAACGGCGTTGCTCCCTCGGGCACGGCGACCAATCTCCGCACTGCGCCGTCACTGATGGGAAATAATCAAGCCCCAGCCAGCCCTGTCGGCGCGGGCCGCAGCGCCGGAGTTGCCAACAACATCCTCAACTTCAACATCGCCCCCGAAGATCACGCGTCTGCCTATGTGCTGCTGGCGTCGTCCCAGTCAAAAACCATGACCGGCACCGTGCTGCACACCGACGCCGGGCGCGGGGTGATGACTTTTAGCGGCCGGTAA
- a CDS encoding thiamine pyrophosphate-binding protein: MSIRPYSECHGNCDAITMDTCWSWAFERDKVRATIVAWRKTMKNQYDGGEAIVDACRRLGVEYILSSPGTEWAPVWEAMADQIHRKKSGPKLLDVWHETLAVDIAAGYTMATGKMQVVLLHAGAGLLQGAMGIHGAFVAGVPMVVISGESMTYGEQPEFDPGAQWIGNLSIVGGTTHLVDAIVKYGSVAGSPHTLHEAIIRAGELAQRQPAGPTYLSVSTETLMGAWTPPKNPRVVPPAPRVLTAPEDIEKLAAQLSKAKHPVVLTEGAGREVETYQALVALCEKFALPVIEKPGALFANFPKDHVCYQGTDIKPFWNDMDLAIVVRVRVPWYPPSNRPPKAFTAIVDEAPHNAAMAYQSLQADMYLEGNMAQTLRDLAAAATVDKAAVEARRQQLTAAHNAMVEKRDAAQAAARKKTPIDPVWVCAALNAVMPKDTIYIDEVTTHTATLRQHLVQNHPQTLFTRQGGLGQGLGLSLGLKLGKPERQVVTLIGDGAFLYNPALGCLGAARDYNLPTMTVIFNNKKYAAMQGMHHKMYPDGIAAEIGVYHGTHINAPDFVKIAESVGGYGEQVADPEKLQEALKRGMEANQSGKPAIIDVMVES; the protein is encoded by the coding sequence GTGTCAATCAGACCCTACTCTGAGTGCCACGGTAACTGCGACGCCATCACCATGGACACCTGTTGGTCTTGGGCGTTTGAGCGTGATAAGGTGCGCGCCACAATAGTCGCTTGGAGAAAGACCATGAAAAACCAATACGATGGCGGCGAAGCCATAGTCGACGCCTGTCGCAGGCTCGGAGTCGAATATATTTTGTCATCGCCGGGCACCGAATGGGCGCCGGTCTGGGAAGCGATGGCGGACCAGATCCACAGGAAAAAGAGCGGCCCCAAGCTGTTGGACGTCTGGCACGAAACCTTGGCCGTCGACATCGCCGCCGGCTACACGATGGCCACCGGCAAAATGCAAGTGGTGTTGTTGCATGCCGGCGCGGGTCTCTTGCAAGGCGCCATGGGCATCCACGGCGCTTTTGTTGCCGGCGTGCCCATGGTCGTCATCTCCGGCGAGTCGATGACCTACGGTGAGCAGCCGGAGTTTGATCCCGGCGCGCAGTGGATCGGCAACTTGAGCATCGTCGGCGGCACGACGCACTTGGTGGACGCGATCGTCAAGTACGGCTCGGTGGCGGGCAGCCCGCACACGCTCCACGAAGCGATCATCCGCGCCGGCGAGTTGGCGCAGCGGCAACCGGCCGGGCCGACCTATTTATCAGTATCGACAGAGACTTTAATGGGCGCCTGGACACCGCCGAAAAATCCCCGCGTGGTTCCGCCGGCACCGCGTGTGCTCACCGCGCCCGAGGATATCGAAAAGCTCGCGGCCCAGCTCTCGAAAGCGAAGCACCCGGTGGTGCTCACCGAGGGCGCCGGCCGAGAAGTCGAAACCTACCAGGCGCTGGTGGCGCTGTGCGAGAAGTTCGCCCTGCCGGTGATTGAAAAACCCGGCGCGCTCTTCGCCAACTTTCCAAAGGATCATGTGTGCTATCAGGGCACTGACATAAAACCGTTCTGGAACGACATGGATCTCGCGATCGTCGTTCGGGTGCGCGTGCCGTGGTATCCGCCGAGCAACCGGCCGCCCAAGGCATTCACCGCGATTGTCGACGAGGCGCCGCACAATGCGGCGATGGCTTACCAAAGCCTGCAAGCCGACATGTACTTGGAAGGCAACATGGCGCAGACGCTGCGCGATCTCGCCGCCGCCGCCACTGTCGACAAAGCGGCCGTGGAAGCGCGGCGCCAGCAGTTAACCGCGGCGCACAACGCGATGGTCGAAAAACGAGATGCCGCCCAGGCGGCGGCGCGCAAGAAGACGCCGATCGATCCGGTGTGGGTGTGCGCGGCGCTCAACGCGGTGATGCCCAAGGACACGATTTACATCGACGAAGTGACCACCCACACGGCAACGCTGCGCCAGCACCTGGTGCAAAACCATCCGCAGACGTTGTTTACGCGCCAGGGCGGTCTCGGACAGGGGTTGGGTCTTTCGCTCGGCCTTAAGCTGGGAAAACCGGAGCGCCAGGTCGTGACGTTAATCGGTGACGGCGCATTTCTCTATAACCCGGCGCTGGGCTGCCTCGGCGCGGCACGCGACTACAACCTACCGACGATGACAGTGATCTTCAACAACAAGAAATACGCCGCCATGCAGGGCATGCATCACAAAATGTATCCCGATGGCATCGCCGCGGAGATCGGCGTTTATCACGGCACCCACATCAACGCGCCGGATTTCGTCAAGATTGCCGAATCCGTCGGCGGCTACGGTGAGCAGGTGGCGGATCCGGAAAAACTTCAGGAGGCGCTCAAGCGCGGCATGGAAGCCAACCAGAGCGGCAAACCGGCGATCATCGACGTGATGGTTGAATCATAA
- a CDS encoding alpha/beta fold hydrolase, translating into MAQLEDKFVAVDGLKLRYLEEGSGPSVLFLHGASLGSSADVFRRNLGPMAKAGFRAVAFDYPGFGLSDVPAKQSTAQQRNSIPKFIDAAGLGKTALMAHSRSGGFAIQLALDDPNRYSHVVILGTGSLLPPQTQEQVGKYEAVQARVDREMAQKEPTVEDARKLLQADTFNHSLISDEDVALRHRSMIGRNFKAHQDRQEHDAPAGGGAAAKPLWQRLTELKMPLLMIFGREDRAHAGERAELLKTMQPQINLHIVNGCKHMVHWDAFDDVMRLGVPFLKS; encoded by the coding sequence ATGGCTCAGCTTGAAGATAAATTCGTCGCCGTCGACGGCCTAAAACTGCGCTACTTAGAAGAAGGTTCGGGACCATCCGTGTTGTTTCTCCACGGCGCCTCGCTCGGCAGTTCGGCGGACGTATTCCGGCGCAATCTCGGGCCGATGGCCAAGGCCGGATTTCGCGCGGTGGCCTTTGACTATCCTGGCTTTGGTCTTTCCGACGTGCCGGCCAAGCAAAGCACGGCGCAGCAAAGAAACTCCATCCCGAAATTTATCGATGCCGCCGGTCTGGGTAAGACCGCGTTGATGGCTCATTCACGCTCGGGCGGGTTTGCGATCCAGCTTGCGCTCGATGACCCCAACCGCTATTCCCACGTCGTCATTCTCGGCACCGGATCGCTGCTGCCACCCCAGACCCAAGAGCAAGTCGGCAAGTACGAAGCGGTGCAAGCCCGCGTCGACCGCGAGATGGCGCAAAAGGAACCGACGGTCGAAGACGCGCGCAAACTTTTGCAGGCGGACACGTTCAATCATAGCCTGATCTCGGACGAGGATGTCGCGCTGCGCCACCGCAGCATGATCGGCCGCAACTTCAAAGCCCACCAGGACCGCCAAGAGCACGACGCTCCGGCGGGCGGCGGCGCTGCGGCCAAGCCCTTGTGGCAAAGACTCACCGAGCTCAAGATGCCGCTATTGATGATCTTTGGCCGTGAAGACCGCGCCCACGCCGGCGAACGCGCCGAATTGCTCAAGACAATGCAGCCACAGATCAATCTCCATATTGTCAACGGCTGCAAGCACATGGTGCATTGGGACGCTTTCGACGACGTGATGCGTTTGGGCGTGCCGTTCTTGAAAAGTTAG
- a CDS encoding class I SAM-dependent methyltransferase: MDQDILSRYNSAEGAADYTKKFERHWTERVNNWNEQRLLKRLLEPVALENSAAPALDLPCGYGRLFSVLGDLKMPVIEGDWSFHLLSAARFFHGRESRTVLPAGYVRATALNLPFKDRAFGLVLSVRLCHHIREHQERLQYLREIMRVSSKWLIFTYFDADSVKNRTHEFRRRFNGKRSKWTLGPREVLELSRAGGFELVRSEWMSRFFSGHRYVLMRRID; this comes from the coding sequence ATGGACCAGGATATTCTATCGCGCTACAACAGCGCGGAAGGCGCAGCCGACTACACAAAGAAGTTCGAGCGCCATTGGACCGAGCGGGTCAACAACTGGAACGAGCAGCGCCTACTCAAACGCTTGCTCGAGCCGGTGGCCTTGGAAAATTCCGCTGCGCCGGCGCTGGATTTGCCGTGCGGCTATGGCCGGTTGTTCTCGGTGCTGGGCGATCTAAAGATGCCTGTGATAGAGGGCGATTGGAGTTTTCATTTGCTCAGTGCCGCCCGCTTTTTTCATGGCCGCGAAAGCCGCACGGTTTTGCCGGCTGGCTATGTGCGCGCCACGGCTCTCAACCTGCCGTTCAAAGATCGCGCCTTTGGGCTGGTGTTATCCGTGCGTCTATGCCACCACATCCGCGAGCATCAGGAACGTCTGCAATACCTGCGCGAGATCATGCGCGTCAGTAGCAAGTGGCTGATCTTCACCTACTTCGACGCCGATTCCGTTAAGAACCGCACCCATGAGTTTCGCCGCCGCTTCAATGGCAAGCGATCGAAATGGACGCTGGGTCCCCGAGAGGTGTTAGAGCTTAGTCGAGCGGGCGGCTTTGAGTTGGTGCGCTCCGAGTGGATGTCGCGCTTTTTCTCCGGTCACCGCTATGTCTTGATGCGGCGGATCGATTAA
- a CDS encoding cysteine hydrolase, giving the protein MDVNDFDISKSAILFFDLLNSFIHSGDEKARAKKAPMVANAVRLMKAGRASGMPMFFAMASHHPSGATASNLITDTDTSLKPWADGKVAWRKPHALSGDGGSQVIAELEPRPDDYYIPKCRYSAFHQTYLDLALRTRGIDTLIISGGSTDVGVCATVFAARDYDYNLIIARDGCATSHDPRAHDALMDLIFPRMARVRTTGEILTMIGPSR; this is encoded by the coding sequence ATGGACGTCAACGACTTTGATATCAGCAAAAGCGCCATTCTGTTTTTCGATCTGCTCAATTCCTTCATTCACAGCGGCGACGAGAAGGCGAGGGCGAAGAAGGCGCCGATGGTCGCCAATGCCGTGCGTTTGATGAAAGCCGGCCGGGCCAGCGGGATGCCGATGTTCTTTGCCATGGCGAGTCATCACCCGAGTGGTGCGACGGCATCAAATTTAATCACCGACACCGACACGAGTCTGAAACCTTGGGCGGATGGCAAAGTCGCGTGGCGCAAGCCGCATGCGCTGTCTGGCGACGGGGGCTCGCAGGTGATCGCAGAATTGGAACCGCGCCCGGATGACTACTATATTCCCAAATGCCGCTATAGCGCGTTTCACCAGACCTATCTCGATCTGGCGCTACGCACCCGCGGCATTGACACGCTGATTATCTCAGGAGGGTCTACCGACGTCGGGGTCTGCGCCACGGTATTCGCCGCGCGCGATTACGATTACAACTTGATCATCGCCCGTGACGGCTGCGCCACGAGCCACGACCCACGCGCCCACGATGCATTGATGGATTTGATTTTCCCGCGCATGGCGCGAGTGCGCACCACAGGTGAGATTCTGACGATGATTGGGCCTAGCCGTTAA
- a CDS encoding ABC transporter substrate-binding protein, with protein sequence MPLKLLLSFLLAICLNPRAIAQEVKKPMVIHQAISTPDFGYLPTLFGRAKGMFAQENIDLKLLVVSVRVALPALLAKEVHFATAGSALPASLRGSPVKAMFFSYKTSTFQLVVRPEITAAQNLKGKTISISTPGSSNDIASRLILKRLGLEPGRDVNLLRSGDSQARVLGMEPGTVAGSAVNPDVAAFLTGKGYRILMNSADVYPVPFSGMSVHDEVIRDNPDLIKRWLRAHIRAMLQIRKNPEEAAQVAAKELKMNADIAIGATKLLLPAISGEDPGGFTDKGMRLNMELSGSRLGMDTNKIPISQVADVALLREVQRELGIHCKDGYQCK encoded by the coding sequence ATGCCGCTCAAACTACTCCTGAGTTTCTTACTCGCGATTTGCTTGAACCCACGGGCCATCGCCCAAGAAGTCAAAAAGCCGATGGTAATCCATCAAGCGATCTCCACGCCCGATTTCGGTTACCTGCCGACGCTCTTCGGCCGCGCCAAGGGGATGTTCGCTCAAGAGAATATCGACCTGAAACTGCTGGTCGTCAGCGTCCGGGTCGCCCTGCCGGCGCTGCTTGCCAAAGAAGTTCATTTCGCGACTGCCGGATCGGCGCTACCGGCTTCTCTGCGCGGTTCGCCGGTGAAGGCGATGTTTTTCTCCTACAAGACTTCGACGTTTCAACTGGTGGTGCGTCCGGAAATCACCGCGGCGCAAAACCTCAAGGGCAAAACGATTTCGATCTCCACACCCGGTTCGAGCAACGATATTGCCTCGCGTTTGATATTGAAAAGACTTGGCTTGGAGCCTGGGCGCGACGTGAACTTACTGCGGAGCGGCGATTCGCAAGCACGCGTTCTCGGCATGGAGCCCGGCACCGTGGCGGGCTCGGCAGTGAATCCCGACGTGGCGGCCTTTCTCACCGGCAAAGGTTACCGCATCTTGATGAACTCCGCCGACGTTTATCCGGTGCCGTTTTCCGGCATGTCGGTGCACGACGAGGTGATCCGCGACAATCCCGATTTGATTAAGCGCTGGCTGCGCGCGCACATCCGCGCCATGTTGCAAATTCGCAAGAATCCCGAAGAAGCGGCGCAGGTGGCCGCCAAGGAATTGAAAATGAATGCCGACATCGCCATCGGGGCGACCAAGTTGCTGCTGCCGGCAATCAGTGGCGAAGACCCGGGCGGCTTCACCGACAAAGGCATGCGCTTGAACATGGAGCTATCGGGCAGCCGCCTGGGCATGGATACCAACAAGATTCCCATCTCACAGGTGGCCGACGTCGCGTTGTTGCGCGAAGTGCAGCGCGAGTTAGGCATTCACTGCAAAGACGGCTATCAGTGCAAGTAA
- a CDS encoding NADH-quinone oxidoreductase subunit N, giving the protein MDLKNVASLTFSCPEILLSATILLIIIADLIARNRKGAALLAVSGCVASLICTLDLYSAQSGWLFHRMIVLDNFSLFFKVFGLVAALLAIWMSLGSNEIKQVYHAEYYALLLTCTLGMFFMASSHNLLMAYLSLELVSLTSYVLTGFLPRNRRSSEAALKYLIYGGVASGTMIYGMSWVYGMTGSLDYAAIHAALGQGEPSKTALFLALIFILAGFGYKIVFVPFHMWSPDVYQGAPTPFTGFLSVASNAAGIAIMIRFFFPGISKLGDGGAWSFVAGVEWPQVLLILSMVTMTVGNLCALNQRNLKRMLAYSGIAHAGYMMMGLAILNNEGLSAILFYAMVYLIMNLGAFLVVATIANETGTEDLDTYRGLAWRGAIVPAVCFAIFLFSLTGLPPFAGFIGKFFLFSAVLKQGGQQFIVLAVVAALNSVISLYYYAKIVKVMFLDTPNPEDKPVAVARNSFALMIPLSVLTVVFGLYFAPLVQYATTSLRFFLK; this is encoded by the coding sequence ATGGACTTAAAGAACGTAGCGAGCCTGACATTCTCTTGTCCCGAGATTCTGCTCTCGGCGACGATACTGCTGATCATTATCGCCGACTTGATCGCGCGCAACCGCAAGGGGGCCGCGCTCTTGGCCGTAAGCGGCTGTGTGGCGTCGTTGATCTGCACGTTGGACCTCTACAGCGCTCAATCCGGTTGGCTGTTTCACCGGATGATCGTCCTCGATAACTTTAGTCTATTCTTCAAGGTCTTCGGTCTGGTTGCCGCGCTACTGGCCATTTGGATGTCGCTCGGCAGCAACGAGATCAAGCAGGTGTACCACGCGGAGTATTATGCGCTGCTTTTGACTTGCACCCTCGGGATGTTTTTCATGGCCTCGTCGCATAATTTGCTGATGGCCTACTTATCGTTGGAACTGGTGAGCTTGACGTCCTACGTGTTGACGGGATTTTTGCCGCGCAATCGGCGCTCGAGCGAAGCCGCCTTGAAGTATCTAATTTATGGCGGCGTCGCTTCGGGCACGATGATTTACGGTATGAGCTGGGTTTACGGCATGACCGGCAGCCTCGACTACGCTGCTATCCACGCCGCCCTGGGGCAAGGCGAACCGAGCAAGACGGCTTTGTTCCTGGCTTTGATTTTTATCCTGGCGGGCTTCGGCTACAAGATTGTTTTCGTGCCATTTCATATGTGGTCGCCCGACGTGTACCAAGGAGCACCGACGCCTTTCACCGGCTTTTTGTCGGTGGCCTCGAACGCCGCCGGTATCGCGATCATGATCCGCTTTTTCTTTCCCGGCATTTCGAAGCTAGGCGACGGCGGCGCTTGGAGTTTCGTCGCAGGTGTTGAGTGGCCGCAGGTGCTGTTGATCTTGAGCATGGTGACCATGACCGTCGGCAATCTATGCGCGCTCAACCAGAGGAATCTAAAGCGCATGCTGGCCTACTCCGGCATCGCCCATGCGGGCTACATGATGATGGGCTTGGCGATCCTCAACAACGAAGGGTTGAGCGCGATTCTCTTCTACGCGATGGTCTATTTGATCATGAATCTCGGCGCCTTCCTGGTCGTCGCGACCATTGCCAACGAAACCGGCACCGAAGATCTCGACACCTACCGAGGCCTAGCCTGGCGCGGCGCCATTGTGCCGGCGGTTTGCTTTGCCATATTTCTTTTCTCGCTGACTGGCTTGCCTCCGTTCGCGGGCTTCATTGGCAAGTTCTTCCTGTTCTCGGCGGTGCTCAAGCAAGGCGGCCAGCAGTTTATCGTGCTTGCGGTGGTCGCCGCTCTCAACAGCGTGATCTCGCTCTATTACTATGCGAAGATCGTCAAGGTGATGTTTCTCGACACGCCCAATCCCGAGGACAAGCCCGTTGCGGTAGCACGCAACAGCTTTGCGCTGATGATACCGCTGAGTGTCTTGACGGTGGTTTTCGGCCTCTACTTTGCGCCACTCGTTCAGTATGCCACCACCTCCCTGCGGTTTTTCTTAAAGTAG